Proteins encoded together in one Chloroflexota bacterium window:
- a CDS encoding diguanylate cyclase: MKVLIVEDDPISLKLLSGTLSQLNYDVVEAKNGVEAWQILQQRTIRLVITDWVMPEMDGITLTRLIRETEMAGYIYIIVLTGRQGIENIVDGLDAGADDYMIKPFDPKELSSRLHIGARILDLEQRLKGAYERMYELAMHDELTGLWNRRAFYTHAQSELERSERMVHALSILLLDIDHFKLVNDRYGHLVGDRALIMLAETITKNLRSYDRAGRWGGEEFIILLPETSLNEAVEIAERLRIQVMNARLPVHVEDQDNFDDELGIEISLGVATLNLGSAVSLDQLFDAADEMLYLAKRQGRNRVCYQR; this comes from the coding sequence TAAAGCTATTATCTGGCACGCTTTCGCAGTTGAATTATGATGTTGTTGAGGCTAAAAACGGTGTTGAGGCCTGGCAAATTCTTCAACAGCGCACTATTCGCCTGGTAATTACCGATTGGGTGATGCCCGAAATGGATGGTATTACGCTGACACGCTTGATCCGCGAAACCGAAATGGCGGGTTATATTTATATCATCGTGTTGACGGGACGTCAGGGGATTGAAAATATTGTAGATGGTTTGGATGCTGGCGCCGATGACTATATGATTAAGCCCTTCGACCCCAAAGAGTTAAGCTCTCGCCTGCATATTGGGGCGCGCATTTTGGATCTGGAACAACGTTTGAAGGGGGCCTATGAACGTATGTATGAATTGGCCATGCATGATGAATTGACCGGCCTTTGGAATCGTAGAGCTTTCTATACCCATGCACAATCCGAATTGGAACGTTCTGAGCGAATGGTTCACGCGCTGAGTATTCTTCTTTTAGATATCGATCATTTTAAGCTCGTCAATGATCGATATGGGCACCTTGTCGGCGATCGAGCATTGATAATGTTGGCTGAGACGATTACAAAAAATTTGCGTAGTTATGACCGTGCCGGCCGTTGGGGCGGGGAGGAGTTTATCATCTTGTTGCCCGAGACTTCTCTCAACGAAGCCGTAGAAATAGCCGAGCGCTTACGCATTCAGGTAATGAATGCCAGGTTGCCCGTGCATGTCGAAGATCAAGATAACTTTGATGACGAATTGGGCATTGAGATAAGTCTGGGGGTTGCTACTTTAAATCTAGGAAGCGCTGTGTCTTTGGACCAGTTATTTGATGCCGCCGATGAAATGCTATACCTGGCAAAAAGGCAAGGGCGCAATCGGGTTTGTTATCAGCGATAG
- a CDS encoding PAS domain S-box protein, which produces MERLFGWLEAHKTYIYVGAWLVCGSAFMLFFPTQGRFAVVVLWFPVIISGWLFGEKTGFLAGAATYPIIVLFTVSAGGGWQNWFDPVLLAMSIVASLFGFLVGGTSTAMRNHFLMEMEKRQRAEMRVQHEENKYRALFEDAPISLWEEDFSDVKKYIDALRAQGISDFETYFDAHPEDIIKCTQMVRVLDVNRVTYDLFKVPGKDELLQNLGHIFGEESTEVFRQELIAIGNGERVFESRGINYDLEGNLLHVDVKWEISPGYEDTLERVLVSIINITEQVLAEEELTLQKIYFETLFNVSPIAIVTTDVNSDISDCNPAFEKLFGYQKSEVLKRQLTEVIIQPIEHQSSAQLADRVREGDMIRVVTQRRHKNGDLVDVELFAMPIHGGDENASYLALYHDITDLIAARRAAEAAVKAKAEFLANMSHEIRTPLNAVIGMTSLLLDTP; this is translated from the coding sequence ATGGAACGATTATTTGGTTGGCTGGAAGCGCATAAAACATATATTTACGTTGGGGCATGGCTTGTTTGTGGCTCTGCTTTTATGTTGTTTTTTCCAACACAAGGGCGATTTGCTGTGGTTGTGCTGTGGTTTCCGGTCATCATTAGCGGGTGGCTATTTGGCGAAAAAACAGGTTTTTTGGCGGGCGCCGCTACCTATCCGATTATCGTTTTATTTACAGTTAGCGCAGGGGGTGGTTGGCAAAATTGGTTTGATCCTGTGCTACTTGCGATGTCCATAGTTGCAAGTTTATTTGGTTTTTTGGTGGGGGGAACAAGTACAGCAATGCGGAATCATTTTCTAATGGAGATGGAAAAGCGCCAACGTGCTGAAATGCGCGTACAGCATGAGGAGAATAAATACCGCGCCTTGTTTGAGGATGCCCCAATTTCGTTGTGGGAAGAAGATTTCTCGGATGTAAAAAAATATATTGATGCACTCAGGGCACAGGGAATTAGCGATTTTGAAACCTATTTTGACGCTCATCCCGAAGATATTATCAAATGCACTCAAATGGTTCGGGTTTTGGATGTAAATCGAGTCACCTATGATCTTTTTAAAGTCCCCGGAAAAGATGAACTTCTGCAAAATTTGGGGCATATCTTTGGGGAAGAGTCAACGGAAGTATTTCGACAAGAACTGATTGCAATTGGGAATGGGGAGCGTGTTTTTGAGAGCCGCGGCATCAACTATGATTTGGAAGGCAACCTGCTTCATGTGGATGTGAAGTGGGAAATTAGCCCTGGCTATGAAGATACGCTCGAACGGGTGTTGGTATCCATCATCAATATTACAGAACAAGTTCTGGCCGAAGAAGAATTGACTCTGCAAAAAATATATTTTGAGACACTTTTTAATGTAAGCCCCATTGCCATTGTGACCACGGATGTAAATAGCGATATTTCTGATTGCAATCCGGCTTTTGAAAAACTTTTTGGGTACCAGAAATCTGAGGTTTTGAAACGACAGCTAACCGAAGTGATTATTCAACCAATAGAACACCAGAGTTCCGCCCAGTTGGCAGATCGCGTGCGTGAAGGCGATATGATTCGCGTGGTCACCCAGCGCAGGCACAAAAACGGCGACCTTGTGGATGTGGAATTATTTGCCATGCCCATACATGGTGGCGACGAGAACGCTTCATATTTGGCTTTGTATCATGATATTACTGATCTCATCGCCGCACGACGGGCCGCCGAAGCTGCTGTCAAGGCCAAAGCCGAATTTTTGGCGAATATGAGTCATGAAATACGCACCCCCCTAAACGCCGTGATCGGGATGACGAGTTTACTTCTGGATACGCC